In the Leptotrichia sp. oral taxon 212 genome, one interval contains:
- the glmM gene encoding phosphoglucosamine mutase, with amino-acid sequence MARKYFGTDGMRGEANKDLTIDLVTDLGLALGYYLKKNKKGDTKPKVILGTDTRISGYMIRSALTAGLNSMGINIDFVGVLPTPGVCYLTRKLNADAGIMISASHNPVKDNGIKIFSQNGYKLPDEVEEELEKLMENREELLKHQVPGDNLGRFKFVEDDMRIYLDFLGSTVKKNFKGMKIVIDAANGAAYRVASKIYQRLGADIIVINNIPNGKNINVNCGSTHPELLQEVVKVYKADLGIAFDGDADRLIAVDHTGHIVDGDLIIAIIAQSLKKKGLLNDNKVVTTVLSNMGFEKYLEEKGIGLIRANVGDRYVLEKMKKFGLNVGGEQSGHILMLDYNTTGDGVLSSIQLVSAILDSGKSLNELIKDIKLWPQKSQNIIVSREKKATWDSNEELMNFIKEKEEEINKKGRVLVRASGTEPLIRVMVEAETDEIVNKYVKVLSEKVEEILG; translated from the coding sequence ATGGCAAGAAAGTATTTTGGTACAGATGGAATGAGAGGAGAGGCAAATAAAGATTTAACAATAGATCTTGTTACAGATTTAGGGTTAGCTTTAGGGTATTATTTAAAGAAGAATAAAAAAGGAGATACAAAGCCAAAAGTAATTTTAGGAACTGATACCAGAATATCGGGATATATGATAAGATCAGCATTGACAGCAGGTCTTAATTCAATGGGAATAAATATTGATTTTGTAGGAGTTCTTCCTACACCAGGTGTATGCTATCTGACAAGAAAATTAAATGCAGATGCTGGAATTATGATTTCTGCTTCCCACAATCCGGTAAAAGATAATGGAATTAAAATTTTCAGTCAAAATGGTTACAAATTGCCTGATGAAGTGGAAGAAGAATTAGAAAAATTAATGGAAAACAGGGAAGAACTTTTAAAACATCAAGTTCCTGGAGATAATCTTGGAAGATTTAAATTTGTAGAAGATGACATGAGAATCTATCTTGACTTTTTAGGTTCTACAGTAAAGAAAAACTTTAAAGGAATGAAAATAGTGATTGATGCGGCAAATGGAGCTGCATATAGAGTTGCATCAAAAATTTATCAAAGACTGGGTGCAGATATAATAGTTATAAATAATATACCAAATGGGAAAAATATTAATGTAAACTGTGGATCAACTCACCCTGAACTTCTGCAGGAAGTTGTTAAAGTCTATAAGGCAGACCTTGGAATTGCATTTGATGGAGATGCTGACAGACTGATTGCAGTAGATCATACAGGACATATAGTTGATGGAGATTTAATAATAGCAATAATTGCACAGTCATTAAAGAAAAAAGGATTATTGAATGATAATAAGGTAGTTACTACAGTATTAAGTAACATGGGATTTGAAAAGTATCTTGAAGAAAAAGGAATAGGACTTATAAGAGCAAATGTAGGAGACAGATATGTTCTTGAAAAAATGAAAAAATTTGGACTTAATGTAGGTGGAGAACAATCAGGACATATTTTAATGCTTGATTATAATACTACAGGAGATGGAGTCCTGTCATCAATTCAGCTTGTTTCTGCAATACTTGATAGTGGGAAATCGTTAAATGAGCTTATAAAGGATATAAAATTATGGCCTCAGAAATCCCAGAATATTATTGTTTCAAGAGAAAAGAAAGCAACTTGGGATTCAAATGAGGAATTGATGAACTTTATTAAAGAAAAAGAAGAGGAAATAAATAAAAAAGGAAGAGTACTGGTAAGAGCTTCTGGAACCGAACCTCTAATAAGAGTAATGGTTGAAGCTGAAACAGATGAGATTGTTAATAAATATGTAAAAGTGTTATCTGAAAAAGTTGAGGAAATTTTAGGATAA
- a CDS encoding adhesion protein FadA: MKKKILLLSMLLVMAALSYPATKPSLEASLNSIENKFNDLLEKEAQKKREFEAQKAQLETEVADLKAKEEGKEKVFEKLKKDSEVRWHRDKYKQILKNYDAYYKNIARLIREKEQKIAELEQILAIMGN, encoded by the coding sequence ATGAAAAAGAAAATACTTTTGCTGTCAATGCTATTAGTAATGGCGGCATTAAGTTATCCGGCAACAAAACCAAGTCTGGAAGCGAGTCTGAACTCAATAGAGAACAAGTTTAACGACCTTCTTGAAAAGGAAGCACAGAAGAAGAGGGAGTTTGAAGCACAGAAGGCGCAGCTTGAAACTGAAGTGGCAGATCTTAAGGCAAAAGAAGAAGGAAAAGAAAAGGTATTTGAAAAACTGAAGAAGGATTCTGAAGTAAGATGGCACAGGGATAAGTACAAACAGATACTGAAGAATTATGATGCTTATTACAAAAACATAGCAAGACTGATAAGAGAGAAGGAACAGAAGATAGCTGAACTTGAACAGATACTTGCAATAATGGGGAACTAG
- a CDS encoding FAD-I family protein: MKAKKIMGVALLAFAVGQLSMAEKTDPNIERLLKVAKQKKAAEEKEARKQELMNSVVEEGEVPVTVSPSISTPTVSGSKKAELEAKRNKEAEARKRKAEAKAMKAKYKNMSESEKMDAEVQRIKKRVDEINSNIETFHKTNEMLDKMEQRLEGIENKLN, from the coding sequence ATGAAAGCTAAGAAGATAATGGGAGTGGCACTGCTTGCATTTGCGGTGGGGCAGCTGTCAATGGCAGAGAAGACAGACCCGAACATAGAAAGACTGTTAAAGGTTGCGAAACAGAAGAAGGCGGCAGAGGAGAAGGAGGCGAGAAAACAGGAACTTATGAACTCAGTAGTTGAAGAGGGAGAAGTACCTGTAACAGTATCTCCGAGCATAAGCACACCAACAGTAAGCGGAAGTAAGAAAGCGGAGCTGGAAGCAAAGCGAAACAAGGAAGCTGAAGCGAGAAAGAGAAAGGCTGAGGCAAAAGCGATGAAGGCGAAGTATAAGAACATGAGTGAAAGCGAAAAGATGGATGCGGAAGTACAGAGAATAAAGAAGAGAGTTGACGAGATAAACAGCAACATAGAGACATTCCACAAGACGAATGAGATGCTTGACAAGATGGAACAGAGACTTGAAGGTATTGAAAATAAATTAAATTAG
- a CDS encoding OmpA family protein produces MVRRTATVVAGVAMLLAVSSVSSAARKLTTTQMRENTIRINALEIDRIDITEIIAEEKGPDQQIVVMDERSLNFDFDKSNVKPQYFEMLHKFIEYVNFNDYEVVIEGHTDSKGSNAYNMKLGMRRAQSVKAKLLEFGLDPSRIKGTVSKGEEEPVATNSTSEGRAQNRRIEFKLARRGSQN; encoded by the coding sequence ATGGTTAGAAGAACAGCAACAGTAGTAGCGGGAGTAGCGATGTTGTTGGCAGTATCTTCGGTATCATCTGCGGCGAGAAAGCTGACAACAACACAGATGAGGGAAAATACGATAAGAATAAATGCCCTTGAGATAGACAGGATAGACATAACAGAAATAATAGCGGAAGAGAAGGGGCCGGATCAGCAGATAGTTGTAATGGACGAGAGAAGTTTGAACTTTGACTTTGACAAGTCGAACGTAAAGCCTCAGTACTTTGAAATGTTACATAAATTCATAGAATATGTAAACTTCAACGACTATGAAGTAGTTATAGAAGGGCATACAGATTCAAAGGGAAGCAATGCTTACAACATGAAGTTAGGAATGAGAAGGGCACAGAGCGTAAAGGCGAAGTTACTGGAATTTGGACTTGACCCTAGCAGAATAAAGGGAACGGTATCAAAAGGTGAAGAAGAGCCTGTAGCGACAAACAGTACATCAGAGGGAAGAGCACAGAACAGAAGAATAGAATTCAAGCTTGCAAGAAGAGGAAGTCAAAATTAA
- a CDS encoding autotransporter-associated N-terminal domain-containing protein, with translation MTNNLQKLEKDLRAFAKRCKDIKYTRALLFIFLLTGLISFTAPETDSVEQARRGLQTSITDMKKLFKEAKAENNKLLKSSNLELIQLMEQGDHVVKSPWSSWQFGMNYFYSDWRGTYKGRGDKKQKYPYEGIFQRDENEFNRYVSPDSKFYNSLGRSSNLRLASSNLRDGLNSQYGIASTQPVPEPIVDLELSAGIRPKVVNKVDLNLAPKAANIPTLPTAISFAPISPNVVIPKDPSLPQPPTFAVVLGADCNEGCNSSNGTPRQTTNTGFLGNTALNKSAQNTTAWLHYTWPNNSLAEKSYAFKMYAETNTTDITNPQGTVDIGRGINLPANSVPSGNDYYFNSYNFGNEFPSTVVASQGSNKNNQPFFIGGSRFWEIDNHPGTFTYEFPTGKTVHLGGILTLGMVSQENGATLKNSGTITDSEEKNDQFIRDLASTMTIQGPTTSYDIKKSEDGYVGYKVGIAQVEENSRQGWGTPWNNQFDKQNLENSSTGIIDFRGERSIGMYVYLPKQQAPYDIMVTYAKMTNAGKILLSGKESYGMKLAAKSDDRATMINDATGMIELRKNPDAGAKDKADNSAGMALMADSSVTNGVSLKKGNAVNKGTIKVTDVKDSLGAYVNINSDITNEGTIEVNSTIDKAATGTAQSVNIGMRSDNLNGGSTSSEVINKDDGTVHGKITIDGNYAIGMLTSNSKLTNTGTISSTDVKNGVGIAGINSATVQNNGIVKVLGTGDTNNIGIFLNTNSTGTAPSGGALTQSVEVSGNNSTGVLVSGGSSLTMGGTVKATGNAVTGVVANNTTITLNGTGGVTVNNGTSAAGKATIKVAGPTPGSEVDAEKGSYGIVVKGSSGNFTGTDTTVTANVTTDKSVGLYSEGILKVKQADITTSDGAINFYAKGGSIEVTNGGTTETGQKSLLFYTSNNGTIKLSGGTLNATIKGGTDPSNRGTAFYYEAPGATYGTFDDTAITNYAATTFGGTLGNLRLNMEAGSRLFVASNVSMNLSNTNPTGISTALGLGGLTGSNYKTFMLYLSELVVNHAVDLNDPNSAYNQLEIANSSIKNADTITGTNNRQVAMAQENGMDTSGITGYQASKVTLTNTATGTITLSGDESTGMYAKRGLIYNDGTINVGKKSTAIYLVDDGLGPVGTQGAAVSNNGTITLGEDSTGIYYKNGTSTLSGGISNDGKIESSANKVIAMTFDSDANTGNKKFENEANGIVNLTGDKSTAMYATGNGSYTVKNSGTINLSSSSDINNPNVAMFTDKAPITLESDGTINAGDKTVGLYGYSAKLGGSSVTTVGQGSTGIYSKGGNVTLDAGSKLNIGTNDAVGVYYVGDGGTITSNAGNMTIGDSSYGFVIKNAGSIGNNLTTSASTNVTMGNDTVYIYNNGAGNIVNNTNLASTGNENYGVYSAGNVTNNGTINFGTGLGNVGIYSISGGTAVNNAPITIGDSDPGNSKFGIGMAAGYETSDTGNIINNSVINVNGKSSIGMYATGATSTIHNTSGGVINLSGNGSMGMYLDNGAKGINDGIIQTVGSPQGAVGVVVRKGSVLTNNGTININSSGGYATFIVSGGIIRNHGTITVSGGAKEEYKPGNKPTGKKVAGVEIHAPAGVQTATITLNGVPVTPVTITNSVGQREPLTSSIGMYIDTLRGTNPIGGLSTLGGTEADLIIGAEAARTTRSKYIEVSGDIIKPYNDAIAANPQITKWNIYSGSATWIATATMDVNTGTIKNVYLAKKPYIAFAGNEATPVESKDTYNFTDGLEQRYGVEEVGTREKQLFDKLSSIGSNEEIMVFQAIDEMMGHQYANVQERTHRTGRLIDKEITHLSKEWDTKSKQSNKIKTFGMRDEYKTDTAGIIDYTSNAYGFAYLHEDETVKLGNSSGWYAGAVHNRIKFKDIGKSKENQTMLKLGIFRTFSPAADHNGNLQWTISGEGYISRNDMHRKYLVVDEIFNAKSDYNTYGVAVKNELGYNIRTSERTSIRPYGSLKLEYGRFSTIKEKSGEMRLEIEGNDYYSIKPEVGIEFKYRQPMAVKTTFVTTLGLGYENELGKVGNVKNKGRVSYTDADWFNIRGEKDDRKGNFKADLNIGIENQRFGVTLNGGYDTKGKNVRGGVGFRLIY, from the coding sequence ATGACTAATAATTTACAAAAATTAGAGAAAGACTTAAGGGCATTTGCAAAGAGATGCAAGGATATAAAATATACTAGAGCTTTGTTGTTTATATTTCTTTTGACAGGTTTAATATCTTTTACAGCGCCTGAAACAGATAGTGTAGAACAGGCAAGAAGAGGACTTCAGACATCAATAACAGATATGAAGAAGTTGTTTAAGGAAGCGAAAGCAGAAAACAATAAGTTATTAAAATCCTCAAACCTTGAGTTAATACAGTTAATGGAACAGGGAGACCATGTAGTTAAATCTCCATGGAGTTCATGGCAGTTTGGAATGAACTATTTCTACAGTGACTGGAGAGGAACTTACAAAGGTAGAGGGGATAAAAAACAGAAATATCCTTATGAAGGGATATTCCAGAGAGATGAAAATGAATTTAACAGATATGTATCACCAGACAGTAAATTTTATAACAGTTTAGGAAGAAGTAGTAATTTAAGATTAGCCTCTTCAAATTTAAGAGATGGTCTAAATTCTCAATATGGAATAGCAAGTACGCAACCAGTACCTGAGCCAATTGTTGATTTGGAATTAAGTGCAGGAATAAGACCAAAAGTAGTAAATAAAGTAGACTTAAATTTAGCACCTAAAGCAGCTAATATACCTACTTTGCCTACTGCAATATCATTTGCACCAATATCTCCAAATGTTGTAATCCCTAAGGATCCATCATTACCACAACCTCCTACATTTGCTGTAGTTTTGGGAGCAGATTGTAACGAAGGATGTAACAGTTCAAATGGAACGCCAAGACAAACAACAAATACAGGATTTTTAGGTAATACAGCTCTTAACAAGAGTGCACAGAATACAACGGCATGGTTACATTATACTTGGCCAAACAATAGTTTAGCAGAAAAATCTTATGCTTTTAAAATGTATGCTGAAACTAATACAACTGATATAACCAATCCTCAAGGGACTGTAGATATTGGGCGTGGTATTAATCTTCCAGCAAACAGTGTACCTTCAGGAAATGACTACTATTTTAATTCATATAATTTTGGTAATGAATTTCCAAGTACAGTAGTAGCTTCACAAGGATCAAATAAAAATAATCAGCCTTTCTTTATAGGGGGTTCAAGATTTTGGGAAATTGATAACCACCCAGGGACATTTACTTATGAATTTCCAACAGGGAAAACTGTACATTTAGGAGGTATTCTTACTTTAGGTATGGTTTCTCAGGAAAATGGTGCTACTTTAAAGAATTCAGGAACTATCACTGATTCTGAAGAGAAAAATGATCAATTTATAAGAGACTTAGCTTCAACTATGACAATTCAAGGACCAACTACTAGTTATGACATCAAAAAAAGTGAAGATGGATATGTGGGATATAAAGTAGGTATAGCGCAAGTAGAAGAAAATAGTAGACAAGGATGGGGAACACCATGGAACAATCAATTTGATAAACAAAATTTAGAAAATTCCAGTACAGGTATAATTGATTTTCGTGGAGAACGTTCTATAGGAATGTATGTTTATTTACCTAAGCAACAAGCACCTTATGATATTATGGTAACTTATGCTAAAATGACAAATGCAGGAAAAATATTGTTAAGTGGTAAAGAAAGTTATGGAATGAAATTGGCTGCAAAATCTGATGATAGAGCAACTATGATAAATGATGCTACAGGTATGATTGAATTAAGAAAAAATCCAGATGCTGGAGCAAAAGATAAGGCAGATAATTCAGCAGGAATGGCATTAATGGCTGATAGCAGTGTCACAAATGGTGTAAGTCTTAAGAAAGGAAATGCTGTAAACAAAGGGACTATTAAAGTTACTGATGTTAAAGACTCCTTAGGAGCATATGTAAATATTAACAGTGATATAACAAATGAAGGAACAATAGAAGTAAACTCTACAATAGATAAAGCAGCAACAGGAACAGCTCAATCTGTTAACATAGGAATGAGATCGGATAATTTGAATGGTGGCTCAACAAGTTCAGAAGTAATTAATAAAGATGATGGAACAGTTCACGGAAAAATAACAATAGATGGTAATTATGCTATTGGTATGTTAACTTCAAATTCAAAATTAACTAATACTGGAACAATAAGCAGTACAGATGTAAAAAATGGAGTAGGTATAGCGGGTATAAATAGTGCTACTGTACAGAATAATGGAATTGTAAAAGTATTAGGTACAGGAGATACAAATAATATAGGTATATTTTTGAATACTAACTCAACTGGAACTGCCCCTTCTGGAGGAGCATTAACTCAGTCTGTAGAGGTATCAGGAAATAATTCTACTGGTGTTCTAGTATCAGGAGGAAGTTCATTGACAATGGGAGGAACAGTTAAAGCAACAGGAAATGCAGTTACAGGAGTAGTAGCTAATAATACGACTATAACATTAAATGGTACAGGAGGAGTAACAGTAAATAATGGTACGAGTGCAGCAGGTAAAGCTACGATAAAAGTTGCAGGGCCAACACCAGGAAGTGAAGTAGATGCAGAAAAAGGTTCCTATGGAATAGTAGTGAAAGGTTCTTCAGGAAACTTTACAGGAACTGATACTACTGTAACAGCAAATGTAACAACGGATAAATCTGTAGGATTATATTCTGAAGGTATCTTGAAAGTAAAACAGGCTGATATAACAACATCTGACGGAGCGATTAACTTCTATGCAAAAGGAGGAAGTATAGAAGTAACAAATGGTGGAACTACTGAAACAGGACAAAAATCATTGCTGTTTTATACAAGTAACAATGGAACTATTAAACTTTCAGGTGGAACATTGAATGCAACTATAAAAGGTGGAACTGACCCAAGTAATAGAGGAACTGCATTCTATTATGAAGCGCCAGGAGCAACATATGGAACATTTGATGATACAGCAATAACTAACTATGCAGCTACAACATTTGGAGGAACATTAGGAAATCTCCGTTTAAATATGGAAGCAGGCTCAAGATTATTTGTTGCTTCAAATGTAAGTATGAATCTATCTAATACAAATCCAACTGGAATATCAACAGCTTTAGGTTTGGGAGGATTAACAGGAAGCAACTATAAAACATTTATGTTATACTTGAGTGAACTGGTTGTAAATCATGCTGTAGATTTGAATGATCCAAATAGTGCTTATAATCAGCTTGAAATAGCAAATTCTTCTATAAAAAATGCTGATACAATAACAGGAACAAATAACAGACAGGTGGCAATGGCACAGGAAAATGGAATGGATACCTCTGGAATTACAGGATATCAGGCTTCTAAAGTAACATTGACAAATACTGCAACAGGAACAATAACATTGTCAGGTGATGAATCAACAGGAATGTATGCAAAAAGAGGACTTATATATAATGACGGTACAATAAATGTGGGTAAAAAATCAACAGCAATTTATCTTGTAGATGACGGATTAGGTCCTGTAGGAACACAGGGTGCTGCTGTAAGTAATAATGGAACTATAACATTAGGAGAAGATTCAACAGGAATTTACTATAAAAATGGAACTTCTACACTTTCAGGAGGGATATCTAATGATGGAAAGATAGAGAGTTCTGCAAATAAAGTAATTGCAATGACATTTGATAGTGATGCAAATACAGGTAATAAAAAATTTGAGAATGAAGCAAATGGAATAGTAAACCTTACAGGAGATAAATCAACTGCAATGTATGCAACAGGAAATGGAAGTTATACAGTAAAAAATAGTGGAACAATAAATCTTTCAAGCTCCTCTGACATCAACAATCCAAATGTTGCAATGTTTACAGATAAAGCGCCAATAACACTTGAAAGTGATGGAACAATAAATGCAGGAGATAAAACAGTAGGATTATATGGATATTCTGCAAAATTAGGAGGAAGTTCCGTAACAACAGTAGGACAAGGTTCAACAGGAATATACTCAAAAGGAGGGAATGTAACACTTGATGCAGGTTCTAAATTAAATATAGGAACAAATGATGCTGTTGGAGTATATTATGTAGGTGATGGAGGAACAATAACAAGTAATGCAGGAAATATGACTATAGGAGATAGTTCATACGGATTTGTTATAAAAAATGCTGGAAGTATAGGAAATAATCTGACAACAAGTGCTTCAACAAATGTAACTATGGGAAATGATACAGTATATATTTATAATAATGGAGCGGGAAATATAGTAAATAATACTAATCTTGCATCTACAGGAAATGAAAATTATGGAGTATATTCAGCAGGAAATGTTACAAATAATGGAACAATAAACTTTGGAACAGGATTAGGAAATGTAGGGATATACAGCATAAGTGGAGGTACAGCAGTAAACAATGCTCCAATAACAATAGGAGATTCAGATCCAGGAAATAGTAAATTCGGAATAGGAATGGCAGCAGGATATGAAACAAGTGATACTGGAAATATAATAAATAATTCAGTAATTAATGTTAATGGAAAGAGCAGTATAGGAATGTATGCAACAGGAGCAACATCAACTATACACAATACATCTGGTGGGGTAATAAATCTGTCAGGAAATGGCTCTATGGGAATGTACCTTGATAATGGTGCAAAAGGTATAAATGATGGAATAATACAAACTGTAGGATCTCCTCAAGGAGCAGTTGGAGTAGTTGTAAGAAAAGGTTCTGTACTTACGAATAATGGAACAATAAATATAAATTCTTCTGGAGGATATGCAACATTTATAGTAAGCGGAGGAATAATAAGAAATCATGGAACTATAACAGTATCCGGTGGAGCAAAAGAAGAATACAAGCCTGGAAATAAACCTACAGGAAAAAAAGTTGCAGGAGTGGAAATACATGCACCAGCAGGAGTACAGACTGCAACTATAACATTAAATGGAGTACCGGTAACGCCTGTAACAATAACAAACTCCGTAGGGCAAAGAGAACCATTAACTTCTTCTATAGGAATGTATATAGATACACTAAGAGGAACTAACCCGATAGGTGGATTAAGTACATTGGGAGGAACAGAAGCAGATTTAATTATAGGAGCGGAAGCAGCTAGAACTACTCGTAGTAAATATATAGAGGTAAGTGGAGATATAATAAAACCTTATAATGATGCTATTGCTGCTAATCCTCAAATAACAAAATGGAATATTTATTCAGGTTCAGCTACATGGATAGCAACTGCAACAATGGATGTAAATACAGGAACAATAAAAAATGTTTATTTAGCTAAAAAACCTTATATAGCATTTGCGGGAAATGAAGCAACACCTGTGGAATCAAAAGATACATACAATTTTACTGATGGACTTGAACAAAGATATGGTGTTGAAGAAGTTGGAACAAGAGAAAAACAGTTATTTGATAAATTAAGCAGTATAGGAAGCAATGAAGAGATCATGGTATTTCAGGCAATAGATGAAATGATGGGACATCAGTATGCAAATGTACAGGAAAGAACACATAGAACAGGAAGACTGATAGATAAAGAAATTACACATTTATCTAAAGAATGGGATACTAAATCTAAACAGTCCAATAAGATAAAAACATTTGGAATGAGAGATGAATATAAGACAGATACGGCAGGAATAATAGACTATACAAGTAATGCATACGGATTTGCATATTTACATGAAGATGAGACAGTTAAACTTGGCAACAGCTCAGGATGGTATGCAGGAGCTGTGCATAATAGAATTAAATTCAAAGATATAGGAAAATCAAAAGAAAACCAGACTATGTTAAAACTTGGAATTTTTAGAACATTCTCACCTGCTGCTGATCATAATGGCAATCTTCAGTGGACAATATCAGGAGAAGGATATATCTCAAGAAATGATATGCACAGAAAATATCTTGTAGTTGATGAAATCTTTAATGCAAAATCAGACTACAACACATATGGAGTTGCAGTTAAGAATGAGCTTGGATACAACATAAGAACAAGTGAAAGAACAAGCATAAGACCATACGGAAGTTTAAAACTTGAATATGGAAGATTCAGTACAATCAAAGAAAAATCAGGAGAAATGAGACTGGAAATAGAAGGAAATGACTATTACTCAATAAAACCTGAAGTAGGAATAGAATTTAAGTATAGACAGCCTATGGCAGTAAAAACAACATTTGTAACGACATTAGGACTTGGTTATGAAAATGAGCTAGGAAAAGTTGGAAATGTAAAAAATAAAGGAAGAGTATCATATACAGATGCAGACTGGTTTAACATAAGGGGGGAGAAAGACGATAGAAAAGGAAACTTTAAAGCTGACTTAAATATCGGAATAGAGAACCAGAGATTCGGAGTAACATTAAACGGAGGATATGATACAAAAGGTAAGAACGTAAGAGGTGGAGTAGGATTCAGACTTATATACTAA
- a CDS encoding molybdopterin-binding protein has protein sequence MISARNKMKGEVINVNKGAVNGIVKVKFGSNTVSATISLEAIKELGITEGKQVTAIAKATDVMVGVGEIKGISARNIFKGEVVKINEGAVNSIVNIKVEDTLFSATISKEAAEELKMTEGKEASVIIKATSVMIMA, from the coding sequence ATGATCAGTGCAAGAAATAAAATGAAGGGTGAAGTAATAAATGTAAACAAAGGAGCTGTAAATGGTATTGTAAAAGTTAAGTTCGGAAGCAACACAGTTTCAGCTACAATTTCATTGGAAGCAATAAAGGAACTTGGAATAACAGAAGGAAAACAAGTAACTGCAATAGCAAAGGCTACTGATGTCATGGTAGGTGTTGGAGAAATAAAAGGAATCAGCGCCCGTAACATATTTAAAGGTGAGGTTGTTAAAATAAATGAAGGTGCAGTAAACTCAATAGTAAATATAAAAGTGGAAGATACATTATTTTCAGCAACTATTTCAAAGGAAGCTGCAGAAGAGTTAAAAATGACAGAAGGAAAAGAAGCTTCAGTCATTATAAAGGCAACATCTGTAATGATAATGGCTTAA